In the Gossypium arboreum isolate Shixiya-1 chromosome 10, ASM2569848v2, whole genome shotgun sequence genome, one interval contains:
- the LOC108489405 gene encoding thioredoxin H-type: MAAEEGQVYGCHTIESWNEQLQKGNESEKLVVVDFTASWCGPCRFIAPFLAELARKFPSVTFLKVDVDELKEVATDWAVEAMPTFMFLKEGKIVDKVVGAKKEELQQTLSKHMAVPSTSSA; the protein is encoded by the exons ATGGCAGCAGAGGAAGGCCAAGTCTATGGTTGCCACACTATTGAATCATGGAACGAACAGCTTCAAAAAGGCAACGAATCCGAAAAATTg GTGGTGGTTGATTTCACTGCTTCATGGTGTGGACCCTGCCGTTTCATTGCACCTTTCCTGGCTGAACTAGCCAGGAAGTTCCCTTCTGTTACCTTTCTTAAGGTGGATGTGGATGAGTTGAAG GAAGTTGCTACCGATTGGGCAGTGGAGGCTATGCCGACTTTCATGTTCCTCAAGGAGGGGAAGATTGTAGACAAAGTGGTGGGAGCAAAGAAAGAAGAGCTTCAGCAGACTCTGTCAAAGCATATGGCTGTCCCCAGTACTAGTTCAGCTTGA
- the LOC108489404 gene encoding CDK5RAP1-like protein produces MASIFSQPGCCFRIHRRCRFNSLRFFPSKPFASHSNSHRHFSHKPLRKSFALDVSRSFSQSHHLLNADLPTLHHFIAQSSLMASQPPPRIFPTDESVSEVASKGRIYHETYGCQMNINDMEIVLSIMKNAGYSETVEVPENAEIIFINTCAIRDNAEQKVWQRLNYFWFLKRCWKSNVDSGRAQSLRPPKVVVLGCMAERLKDKILDADKMVDVVCGPDAYRDLPRLLEEVDYGQKGINTLLSLEETYADISPVRISKNAVMAFVSVMRGCNNMCSFCIVPFTRGRERSRPVESIVKEVGELWKEGVKEVTLLGQNVNSYNDASGSENEIEPGNNWALSEGFKSMCKVKNMGLRFADLLDRLSTEFPEMRFRYTSPHPKDFPDELLYVMRDRHNICKCIHLPAQTGSTTVLERMRRGYSRESYLELVQKIRRIIPDVGISSDFICGFCGETEEEHADTLSLIKAVGYDMAYIFAYSVRQKTHAHRNYSDDVPEEVKQRRLSELIKAFHETTGQRYDSQVGTIQLVLVEGPNRKAPDTELVGKSNRGHRVSFVNLPLLDRDNQGYSKQNPVFGDYVEVHITKSTRTSLYGEALAITKLTTFYNNVEKATVACGM; encoded by the exons ATGGCCTCCATTTTCAGCCAACCTGGCTGCTGCTTCAGAATCCATCGACGATGCCGTTTCAACTCTCTAAGATTCTTCCCCTCGAAGCCTTTCGCTTCCCATTCCAATTCTCATCGCCATTTCTCTCACAAGCCACTCAGAAAATCCTTCGCTCTCGATGTTTCCAGAAGCTTCTCACAATCTCACCACCTCCTCAACGCCGATCTCCCCACTCTCCATCATTTCATAGCTCAGTCTTCCCTCATGGCCTCTCAACCACCGCCCCG tatttttcCTACTGACGAATCAGTTTCGGAAGTTGCCTCGAAAGGTAGAATTTATCATGAGACGTATGGATGTCAAATGAATATAAATGATATGGAAATTGTGCTTTCAATTATGAAGAATGCTGGATACAGTGAAACAGTGGAAGTTCCTGAGAATGCTGAGattatatttattaatacttGTGCGATAAGGGACAACGCTGAGCAAAAAGTGTGGCAAAGGCTTAACTATTTTTGGTTTTTGAAGAGGTGTTGGAAGAGTAATGTAGATTCAGGAAGGGCGCAGTCGTTGCGGCCGCCAAAAGTGGTGGTTTTAGGATGTATGGCTGAAAGGTTAAAGGATAAAATTCTGGATGCTGATAAGATGGTTGATGTGGTATGTGGACCCGATGCTTATAGAGATTTGCCGAGGTTGTTGGAAGAGGTTGATTACGGTCAGAAAGGGATTAACACTCTTCTTTCGCTTGAAGAGACATACGCGGATATTAGTCCTGTTAGGATTTCGAAAAATGCAGTTATGGCTTTTGTGTCGGTGATGAGAGGGTGTAACAATATGTGCTCGTTTTGTATTGTTCCGTTTACTAGAGGTAGAGAGAGGTCTCGTCCCGTGGAGTCTATTGTGAAGGAGGTAGGGGAGCTTTGGAAAGAAGGTGTGAAGGAGGTAACACTCCTTGGACAGAATGTGAATAGTTATAATGATGCATCTGGAAGTGAAAATGAAATTGAACCTGGAAATAATTGGGCGTTGAGCGAAGGGTTTAAAAGCATGTGCAAAGTGAAAAACATGGGCTTACGTTTTGCTGATCTCTTAGATCGACTTTCTACTGAGTTCCCGGAGATGAGGTTCAGATATACATCCCCACACCCTAAAGATTTTCCAGATGAGTTGCTTTATGTGATGCGAGACCGCCATAATATCTGTAAGTGTATACATTTGCCTGCACAAACAGGAAGTACCACAGTACTTGAAAGAATGCGGCGAGGGTATAGTAGAGAGTCTTATCTAGAGCTCGTTCAGAAGATACGCAGAATCATTCCAGACGTCGGAATAAGCAGTGATTTTATATGCG GTTTCTGTGGGGAGACAGAGGAGGAACACGCTGACACACTAAGCCTAATAAAGGCTGTTGGTTATGATATGGCATACATATTTGCATACAGCGTGAGACAGAAAACTCATGCCCATAGAAACTACTCGGACGACGTTCCTGAAGAAGTCAAGCAAAGGAGGCTTAGTGAACTTATTAAGGCTTTCCATGAGACTACTGGCCAGCGTTACGACTCTCAGGTAGGAACCATCCAACTTGTGCTGGTCGAAGGACCAAACAGGAAAGCTCCAGATACAGAGCTTGTGGGCAAAAGCAATAGAGGCCATAGAGTTTCATTTGTTAATCTCCCTTTGCTAGATCGAGATAATCAAGGGTACAGCAAACAGAACCCAGTTTTTGGTGATTATGTAGAAGTTCATATAACGAAGTCCACAAGAACATCACTTTATGGAGAGGCACTAGCTATAACCAAATTAACAACATTTTACAACAACGTGGAGAAAGCAACAGTTGCCTGCGGCATGTGA